From the genome of Impatiens glandulifera chromosome 9, dImpGla2.1, whole genome shotgun sequence, one region includes:
- the LOC124914791 gene encoding fasciclin-like arabinogalactan protein 16, with protein MDSQIYGSSKLVCVVFLSILLGLSTALPEESAPATVKRLSSSKPLSVGQQINSNSVLVALLDSHYTELAELVEKALLLQTLEAAVSQHNLTIFAPRNEALERELDPEFKRFLLEPGNLKSLQTLLLFHIIPTRIRSSDLPSSSEELIRHKTLSNDHLHLATGNGKDSGHVMVDLAKVVSPDDVVRPDGVIHGIERLLIPRSVEENFNQRRNLQSISAILPQAAPEVDPRTHRLKKPSPPVAAGASPVLPIYDALAPGPSLAPAPAPGPGGPHHHFDGESQVKDFIHTLLHYGGYNELADILVNLTSMAVEMGRLVSEGYVLTVLAPNDEAMAKLTSDQLSEPGAPEQIVYYHIIPEYQTEESMYNSVRRFGKVRYDTLRLPHIVVAEESDGSVKFGQGDGSAYLFDPDIYIDGRISVQGIDGVLFPPEESKPVTKFAAPAAKVVAKQRRGKLLEMTCKMLGAVGQDSRFSSCN; from the exons ATGGATTCGCAGATCTATGGCTCTTCCAAGCTCGTCTGCGTCGTTTTCCTCTCAATATTACTCGGACTATCAACTGCATTGCCGGAAGAATCAGCTCCTGCGACGGTTAAGCGGTTATCATCCTCCAAACCGTTGTCGGTGGGGCAGCAGATTAACTCGAACTCGGTTCTCGTAGCTCTACTCGATTCGCATTACACAGAACTCGCCGAACTCGTTGAGAAggctcttcttcttcaaacacTCGAAGCCGCGGTGAGTCAACACAATCTTACTATTTTCGCGCCGAGAAATGAGGCGTTAGAGCGAGAATTGGATCCTGAGTTCAAACGATTCCTTCTCGAGCCTGGGAATCTGAAGTCTCTTCAGACGCTTCTTCTGTTTCACATCATTCCTACGCGGATTAGGTCCAGTGATTTGCCGAGTTCATCCGAGGAGTTGATTCGGCACAAGACGCTCTCTAATGATCATCTTCACTTGGCTACCGGTAACGGTAAGGATTCCGGTCATGTAATGGTGGATTTAGCTAAGGTCGTTAGTCCAGACGATGTTGTTCGTCCTGACGGTGTGATTCACGGAATCGAACGATTATTGATTCCTCGATCGGTTGAGGAGAACTTCAACCAGCGAAGGAATCTCCAGTCAATCTCAGCTATTCTCCCACAGGCAGCACCTGAAGTTGACCCTAGGACTCACAGATTGAAAAAACCGTCTCCCCCGGTCGCCGCAGGTGCATCTCCAGTACTTCCAATATACGACGCCTTAGCTCCTGGTCCATCACTAGCACCTGCTCCTGCTCCAGGACCGGGAGGGCCTCACCATCACTTCGACGGAGAAAGTCAGGTAAAAGACTTTATTCATACCTTATTACATTACGGTGGATACAACGAATTGGCGGATATCTTGGTGAATCTAACATCAATGGCGGTAGAAATGGGGAGATTAGTTTCTGAAGGATACGTCCTTACTGTTTTGGCGCCAAACGATGAAGCTATGGCGAAACTTACCTCTGATCAGCTGAGTGAACCAGGCGCACCGGAGCAAATAGTGTATTACCACATAATCCCAGAATATCAGACCGAGGAAAGCATGTACAATTCTGTAAGACGGTTTGGAAAGGTGCGATATGATACACTTAGACTACCGCATATAGTGGTTGCAGAGGAATCAGATGGATCTGTGAAGTTTGGACAAGGTGATGGGTCTGCATATTTGTTCGATCCTGATATATACATTGATGGGAGAATCTCTGTTCAAGGCATAGATGGGGTCTTGTTTCCTCCTGAAGAGTCTAAGCCGGTTACAAAATTCGCAGCACCCGCTGCCAAGGTTGTGGCTAAACAAAGGCGAG GGAAATTGCTGGAAATGACATGCAAAATGCTTGGAGCTGTTGGGCAGGATTCTCGGTTTTCAAGTTGTAATTGA